The segment CTTTTACAATGTAAACGCCTTTTGCAAGAGCAATTGTTGATGTACCTGAAATTACTTTCTCGGCTACCAATGTTCCTGCTATTGAGTAAACCTCTACGTTTGTTGCTTCGGCTACCTCAACTTGCACACCTCCTGCTACTGCATAGATTGTATTCTCTGCTATCTCTGCACTCTCAACTGAATTCCAAATTCC is part of the Bacteroidales bacterium genome and harbors:
- a CDS encoding T9SS type A sorting domain-containing protein, translating into GIWNSVESAEIAENTIYAVAGGVQVEVAEATNVEVYSIAGTLVAEKVISGTSTIALAKGVYIVKAADKVTKVVVK